Proteins encoded together in one Prunus dulcis chromosome 3, ALMONDv2, whole genome shotgun sequence window:
- the LOC117622943 gene encoding UDP-glycosyltransferase 82A1-like, translating to MGNMKCIKRSNSIIILVPYPAQGHVTPMLKLASAFLSHGFKPVLVTPDHIHNQIVPKVEQNDKILCIPIPDGLDKDAPRDFFAIEKAMENTMPGHLESLVHQLDHQDGDQVVCIVADLLASWAIDVANRCGVPSAGFWPAMLATYRLITAIPDIVRTGLISDTGFPKQLGGICLPNQPMLSSEDLPWLIGTPASRKARFKFWKRTLDRSKTLPWLLVNSFPNEYCTNGEQQLDHHPLVKMNTQAQQPLVFPIGPLSKHTTIKNPSFWEEDTSCLTWLDKQNPNSVIYISFGSWVSPIGEAKVRSLALALEALGKPFLWVLGSSWLGGLPNGYLERVSRQGKVVSWAPQLEVLQHKAVGFYLTHCGWNSTMEAIQCQKPLLCYPVAGDQFVNCAYIVKVWRIGVKLIGFGQRDVEEGLKKVVEDAEMSNRLRKLNERTMGDEANLRAVANLSAFIDDQLKILTLGFSSNGVHDYDL from the exons atgggaaaCATGAAGTGCATAAAGAGGTCCAATTCCATCATCATCTTGGTTCCCTATCCAGCACAAGGACATGTCACTCCCATGCTTAAATTAGCCTCAGCCTTCCTCAGCCATGGCTTCAAGCCAGTGCTGGTCACACCAGACCACATTCACAACCAGATTGTCCCAAAGGTTGAACAAAACGACAAGATTTTGTGCATACCAATCCCAGATGGACTGGACAAGGACGCCCCAAGGGACTTCTTTGCCATTGAGAAAGCCATGGAGAACACCATGCCAGGCCATCTGGAGAGCCTTGTTCATCAACTTGATCATCAGGATGGTGATCAAGTGGTTTGTATAGTTGCTGATTTGTTGGCTTCGTGGGCCATAGATGTAGCCAATCGCTGTGGTGTACCCTCTGCTGGGTTTTGGCCTGCGATGCTTGCCACATATCGCTTGATCACTGCCATACCAGACATTGTCAGGACAGGTCTCATTTCTGATACAG GATTTCCAAAGCAACTCGGTGGTATATGCTTACCTAATCAACCTATGCTCTCTAGTGAAGATCTTCCCTGGTTGATTGGCACCCCAGCTTCAAGAAAAGCaagattcaaattttggaaaagaaCCTTGGATCGATCAAAAACTCTTCCATGGCTCCTTGTAAATTCTTTTCCAAATGAATATTGCACCAATGGTGAACAACAACTTGATCATCATCCATTGGTCAAGATGAACACTCAAGCCCAACAACCACTGGTTTTCCCAATTGGTCCTCTGAGCAAGCACACAACAATCAAGAACCCTAGCTTTTGGGAAGAAGACACAAGCTGCTTAACTTGGCTAGACAAGCAAAACCCTAACAGTGTAATTTACATATCTTTTGGAAGTTGGGTAAGCCCCATTGGAGAGGCTAAGGTGAGAAGCTTGGCATTGGCACTTGAAGCTTTGGGGAAGCCATTCCTTTGGGTGCTTGGGTCTTCATGGCTTGGAGGGCTACCAAATGGGTACTTAGAGAGAGTGTCAAGGCAAGGCAAAGTTGTTTCATGGGCCCCACAATTGGAGGTCTTGCAACACAAAGCTGTAGGGTTTTATCTCACACATTGTGGCTGGAACTCAACAATGGAGGCCATCCAGTGCCAAAAACCCCTTTTGTGTTATCCAGTGGCTGGGGACCAATTTGTAAATTGTGCCTACATTGTCAAAGTTTGGAGAATTGGGGTGAAATTAATTGGGTTTGGGCAAAGGGATGTGGAGGAAGGATTGAAAAAGGTGGTGGAGGATGCTGAGATGAGCAACAGGTTGAGGAAGCTAAATGAAAGGACCATGGGAGATGAGGCTAATTTGAGAGCTGTGGCTAATCTCTCTGCCTTCATTGATGATCAGCTTAAGATATTAACACTAGGGTTTTCCTCTAATGGCGTTCATGATTATGATTTATAG